The sequence GATCAGACTGATGACGAGCTTGTCCGCATACGTCTTGCCGACGACATCCGCGACGCGCTGCGGAAATTCCGGACTGACCCGCTTCAGGACGGCATTCACTTCCGTATCGCCGAGCAGGATGGCCTGCGTGAACTTCTCGTGATCGAGGTCGAACACTTTTTCGAATGCATGGGAGAACGGGCCGTGGCCGAGGTCGTGGAGCAGTGCTGCGCAAAGCGCGACGAGGCGTTCACCCTCATTCCATTCGGGTCTGCCGCCGAAGCCGCTGTCGATGATGCGGCGGACAATTTCGTAGACACCGAGGGAATGCTGGAACCGGCTGTGTTCCGCGCCGTGGAAGACGAGATAGGTCGTGCCGAGCTGCCGGATCCGGCGCAGGCGCTGGAACTCCCGCGTGCCGATAACATCCCAGATCACCCGGTCGCGTACGTGGATATAGCGGTGCACCGGGTCTTTGAACACCTTCTCTTCCGCCAGTTTTTCATGCTCGTAGGACATGCCGCACCTCCGTTCATCGTTTCCTTCCAGTATACCAAATGACAGGGATTTGGACAGCGCAAATCGGCCCATCCGGAAGAAGTTGAAAGTATTAATCTTTTGTTCTGTATAAACATCGCGCAAGCTGACCATGCTGTCGGTAGAAAGCGAGAACGTTATTACTAGGAGGCATTGGAGATGGTGAAAATCAGACAGGATGCATGGCTTGAAGAAAACGATAAGTTGTTGGCGGACACGGTATTGCGGCATGTACGTGAAGGGAGCACCCAGCTGAGCGCCTTCGAAGAAGTCGGGGATGTCCTGAACCGGACGGCTGCCGCGTGCGGCTTCCGCTGGAATGCGGTCGTACGCCAGGATTACGAAAAGGAGCTCGCACAGGCGAAGAAAGAACGGAAGCAGGCACTCCGCGTGCTCGGCAGCGATTTCAAACGCCGCTCCGTTCCGCTCTACCAGCCACAGGAAACGGGTGACGATCCCCGCGGGGCAGCCGTTCCGCTGTCAGCATTGACGATGGATACCGTGATTGCCTATCTGCTCCGGGTGCAGCACACAGGCGGGGCAAACCAGGATGCGCTGCGCTGGGAACAGACCGCCAAGGCGGCGCAGAAACGCGCGGAAGAGCTTGAAAAGACGATCGAGCTGCTGAAGAAGGAGAACCGGTCGATCCGGGATGATTATGAGCAGTTCGTCGAAATCATGAACCGCGCACGGCGCCTGGTCGCGCTCGACGAAGACAGCGAGCAAACTGCCCCGTCCTTCCAGATGGAACCGAACGGCAATCTCGTATCAAAAGAACCGCCTATGACTCACTAATAGGCGGTTCTTTCCTGCCGGCGGACGCATCAGCCGCGGGCGATCATTTTGGCGTTCCGGTCGACGACGCGCTGCAGATAGAACGCATAAAGATCCATCTCCTCTTCACGGAAGCCCCCGGTCTGCAGACTGCCGGCAAGCGCTTGAAGGAGCTGCTGGACACGGATATTGACGTCCGCGACGGTGAGCGGCATGCCGAGCAGCTCCGACAGCGACGCCATCGTCTCCGGACGGATACGCGGATAGGCGAACTTCGTCTCCTCCCCTGCGAGACCCTTGTCGTACAAGTCACGGACGAGCGCAGCCCGTCCGCTGCCGCTGCCCTCGACACAGAGATAGACTTGGACGGCGACGCCCTGCCGGAGGCGGCGCTGTGAAATGCCCGCAAACTTCCGGCCGCCGATGCTCAAGTCATAGCTGCCCGGGCAGTAGGAACCGGTGATTTCATAGGCTTCGATCGCCGTCCCAGCTTCCGGGAACAACATCCGGACGAATTCGAGCATGACCTCATAACCGGCGGGGATATCGATCGACCCCGTCTGTTCGGACAGCACGATGGAAATATTGAGGACACCCTGGTCGAGGACGACGGCCAGTCCCCCTGAATTCCGGACGATCGTGCGGTAGCCTGCAGCGTGGATGGCGGGAAGCGCGTCTTCAAGGTGGGGCAGCCGGTGGTCCTGGATGCCGAGCACGATCGTATTGTCGTGCACCCAGGTGCGGACTGCCGGCGGGCTCTGCTGCTGGCCGACGAGATGGCAGAGGGTGTCGTCTGCTGCGAACGATTCGAGGGCGGATCGGGTGCGCGCGGATAGGGATTCATCCATAAAACGCCATATCGGCACGTGCAGATAAGAGTCTGTCAGTTTCATGATAGGCTTAGCTCCTGTTAAGTGATGTCGTTTCTCCAGTTTACACTACTGCAGCCGCCCCATCCACCGGCTGATGGGTGGCGAATTGGTGACATCGAGGGCTGCCGCCCGATACGCTTGCAGTGATATGGTACACTGAAAACAGAACGGCGGCTGTGGGTGCGATCGCCCGCTGATCCGTCCGCATCCCATTTCAAAGGAGTTCGATTTCTCATGATTGAAGCAGCACAAACGCTTGACGGCTGGTATGTTTTGCACGATTTCCGTTCGATGGACTGGACTTCCTGGAAACTCATCTCGAAGGAAGAACGGCAGCATGCTGTCGACGAATTCGTGGCGTTTCTCGACAAGCTGAACAAGGCGGATGAAAACAAGACCGGTGCGCACGCGTTCTATACGATTGTCGGCCAGAAAGCCGACTTCATGCTGATGACGATGCGTCCGACAATGGATGAACTGCAGCAGCTCGAAGCGGAGTTCAACAAGCTGTCGATTGCAGACTTCACCCTTCCTGCGTATTCGTACGTCTCGGTTGTGGAACTGTCGAACTATCTGGCAGGCGGCGACTCGGATGAAGATCCGTATCAGAATCCGTATGTCCGCGGGCGCCTGTACCCGGAACTGCCGCGCAGCCAGTACGTCTGCTTCTACCCGATGGACAAGAAGCGCGAAGGTGACGTCAACTGGTACATGCTCGACATGGATGTCCGGAAAGAGATGATGCGCAGCCACGGTCTCATCGGCCGCAGCTATGCCGGCAAAGTGAAGCAGATCATCTCCGGCTCCGTCGGTTTCGACGATCACGAATGGGGCGTTACGCTGTTTGCGGATGACGTGCTCCAGTTCAAGAAACTGATCTACGAGATGCGCTTCGACGAAGTGAGCGCCCGCTACAGCGAGTTCGGTGAGTTCTTCGTCGGTACGATCCTGCAGGACGACAAGCGCGCTGACTTCTTTGCAGTGTGAATGGATTGATGGAAACCGCCGCGGCCTTTCTGAGGCCGGGCGGTTTTTTTGTGCGTCTGGGGGCCAGCTGGCGGGATGGTGCGGCGGTTTATGAGCGGTTTTAGGGGATTATGATCACTTTCTGGGTTTTATGATCACTTTTCAGGATTTATGATCACTTTGGGAGGT comes from Sporosarcina trichiuri and encodes:
- a CDS encoding RsfA family transcriptional regulator, producing MVKIRQDAWLEENDKLLADTVLRHVREGSTQLSAFEEVGDVLNRTAAACGFRWNAVVRQDYEKELAQAKKERKQALRVLGSDFKRRSVPLYQPQETGDDPRGAAVPLSALTMDTVIAYLLRVQHTGGANQDALRWEQTAKAAQKRAEELEKTIELLKKENRSIRDDYEQFVEIMNRARRLVALDEDSEQTAPSFQMEPNGNLVSKEPPMTH
- a CDS encoding lipoate--protein ligase family protein; its protein translation is MKLTDSYLHVPIWRFMDESLSARTRSALESFAADDTLCHLVGQQQSPPAVRTWVHDNTIVLGIQDHRLPHLEDALPAIHAAGYRTIVRNSGGLAVVLDQGVLNISIVLSEQTGSIDIPAGYEVMLEFVRMLFPEAGTAIEAYEITGSYCPGSYDLSIGGRKFAGISQRRLRQGVAVQVYLCVEGSGSGRAALVRDLYDKGLAGEETKFAYPRIRPETMASLSELLGMPLTVADVNIRVQQLLQALAGSLQTGGFREEEMDLYAFYLQRVVDRNAKMIARG
- the hemQ gene encoding hydrogen peroxide-dependent heme synthase; this translates as MIEAAQTLDGWYVLHDFRSMDWTSWKLISKEERQHAVDEFVAFLDKLNKADENKTGAHAFYTIVGQKADFMLMTMRPTMDELQQLEAEFNKLSIADFTLPAYSYVSVVELSNYLAGGDSDEDPYQNPYVRGRLYPELPRSQYVCFYPMDKKREGDVNWYMLDMDVRKEMMRSHGLIGRSYAGKVKQIISGSVGFDDHEWGVTLFADDVLQFKKLIYEMRFDEVSARYSEFGEFFVGTILQDDKRADFFAV